The genomic segment TGCCGTATAATTGGAGCCTGCTCTACTAGGTATCATTACACCGCTCAGTCGTGTGCATCCATCGTGCACCTGGTTCACAAGTATGATTTTGTGGTCACGCACTTGGCTGATGCAGTTGCTGGTGCTGAGAAGAAGTATGGAGATGGAAGTCTCGCTGTGTCCCTTGTTAGGGAGATTGGAAGGACTAATCCCAAAGATTACCTGAAAGACACCGCTGGGGCTGAAAATGTGGGTCGTTTCCTGGTCGAGCTTGCTGACCGCTTGCCAAAGTTGATTTCGACTAACATTGGCATTCTTGTCCCTCACTTTGGTGGAGAGTCTTATAAGATCCGGAATGCACTCGTTGCGGTGCTGGGGAAGCTAATAGCCAAGGCATTTAAAGATGTTGATGTTGGCGAAGCAAGTTCAAAGTCCATTCGTTTGCGTACCAAGCAAGCTATGTTGGACATCTTGCTTGAGCGTTGTAGAGATGTTTCTGCCTATACCAGAAGTAGAGTTCTTCAGGTGTGGGCTGAGTTATGTGAGGAGCACTCTATTTCAATTGGCCTGTGGAATGAGGTTGCAGAAGTTGCTGCTGGAAGGTTGGAGGACAAGAGTGCAATGGTCAGAAAATCTGCTCTGAACCTGTTGATCATGATGTTGCAGCACAACCCTTTTGGTCCTCAGCTTCGAGTAGCCTCCTTTGAAGCAACCTTAGATCAGTACAAAATGAAGTTGAAAGAGCTTGAGCCTTCAGAAGGAGCAGAACCCTCCTCTGATGCTGATATTTTTAATGGTGATGGAGAAGTGGTAGAGTCAAATTGTGAAACTGTTGTGAAGGGGCAGCAACAAGACAGTTTAACTGATAGTTGCTTGTCCCAGTCGGAAGATGCAATCGCTTTGCAGAACAGTAGTGTGCCGGATGTTGGGAACTTGGAACAGACTAGGGCATTGATTGCATCTCTTGAGGCTGGATTGCGGTTCTCTAAATGCATAGGAGCCACAATGCCAACCCTTGTCCAATTGATGGCTTCATCTTCTGCCACTGACGTTGAGAACACAATTCTCTTATTGATGAGATGTAAGCAGTTTCAGATTGACAGCTCCGAGGAATGTCTCCGAAAGATGTTACCACTTGTAAGTCCTTGCTTCTTTTATTGTGCAATGTTGTGTCGCAATCACAGTCTCGTTGTGGTTGTTGAAATAAGGGGGAAAATCATAGGCAAATGCGATTGCAACTGCGGTTGCAGATCACAATCTCAAATATTGTGAAATAAGGatagttttattactttatttcttCAATGTGTTATGAGCCAtgtactttttttattgtatgaaacccttgatttttacaaaattaattctttatttCTGTCATATGCTCTATTTGTAGATATTTTCTCAGGATAAAGCCATCTATGAAGCAGTGGAGAGCGCTTTCCATACAATATACATCAGGAAAAGTCCAACCGAGACTGCCAATAACCTTTTGAGTCTTGCCACTGATTCCAATATAGGAGATCTAGCAGCCCTTGAGTGCATCGTTGGCGCCCTAGTATCTAAGGGTGATATATCTTCCAGCACGGTATGTTTTCCTGTACCTTCTTGAGTAGTATGTTTGCTACATAAACTATTTGAATGCCTCCAGATTAGACTCCAGAACTATGTATTATTCCCCAAATATGGAATGAAGGCTTTCTTTTTCAGTTCATATATGTGTTCacaaatttaaacataatttggGACGATAATGAGTTTGACTTCATTTCAATGTTTGCATATTATTTGAAGATAACCACTGCTcttaaataagtataaataagTTTTGAAGTCGCAAGTAGGAGTGTATTGTAGTTTCTTTCTATTTCTCCCACCGGCAGGAATTATTGTTGCCTGTATACCAAATTTGGTTCTCACTATTGATTTGATTTCTTCATCTCGTCATTGCTACTATAGATATCGGCATTATGGGATTTCTTTTGCTTCAATATTGGTGGAACCACGGCCGAGCAGAGCCGTAGTGCTTTATCAGTCCTCTGCATGGTTGCACAGACGTCACCTGGTGTGCTTGGCTTACACTTACAGGACATAATAGATATTGGGTTCGGTCGTTGGTCCAAAGTTGATCCTTTGCTAGCAAGGACAGCTTGTCTTGCTATCCAAAGACTGTCTGAAGAGGACAAGAAAAAACTGTTGGCTAGTAGTAGTGTTCGAATATTTGGTATACTAGAAAGTTTAATAACTGGTTTTTGGCTTCCGGCAAATATTTGGTTTGCTGCTGCTGACAAAGCCATAGCTGCCATCTATGCCATTCACCCTACCCCAGAAACCATAGCTGttgatatgataaaaaaatctctCAGTTCTGTCTGTAATGATGGTGGTGTTAATGAGCAGAGTGATGTTGACACAGTTAGTGGCAGTGTGCCTCTCACAGTTGAAGTAGCAAAACTTAGCAGATGTTTATTTATAGTAAGTCATATTGCCATGAATCAACTGGTATATATAGAGTCCTGTGCCCGTAAAATTCAGAAGCAGAAACTTGCTAAAGAGAAAAAGGACAGTGAGAATCAGAACCTAGACTGTAATGACACAGTGTCAGCTGCTACACAGAAGGTGCAATCAATGTTTCTATCATACTTTCATGCCGTCCTTGATTGCTTCAACTATCAGTCATCAACTCATTTAAGTCTGGCTTGTTAATCTATTGCAGGATAATGATATAAATACAGAGTTAGGATTTACTGCCTCTGAGGATGCAGCACTTGATGCTTTGTTTGAAAAAGcagagaaagaaataatatcTAGTGGTTCAAATGAAAAGAATTTGATTGGTGTCTGTGCAACATTTTTGTCAAAGCTTTGTAGAAATTTTGGACTAATGCAGAAGGTGATTGCCTTAAGCTGTCTTTACATTTTCTAGTCATTATTTGGTAGCTTTTTTATATTCCACCAAATTAATGCCTATATATGGAAGCCAGCAGTTATGGTGGAAATGTGaaaatagaatataatttaaaaattatttaatcccGAGccttgaataaaattttaaacatcatAAAGCAGATGCGTTGCTGACGAAACTTCCATTTATTCAGTATCCAGAATTACAGGCATCTGCAATGCTTGCTTTGTGTCGATTGATGATTATTGATGCAGATTTTTGGTGAGTCCCTTGTTAAATATTTACCTATTATCTCTCATACTTATTCCTGATTTTTTATGGAGTGAAAATAAAGTGAATTGTTTTCAGTGATGCAAATCTCCAACTCCTTTTTACGGTTGTGGAAAGCGCACATTCTGAAACTGTCCGTTCTAATTGCACAATTGCATTGGGAGATTTAGCAGTACGGTTTCCCAATCTTTTAGAACCATGGACAGAAAACATGTATTCCCGCCTAAAAGATCCCTGTATATCTGTTAGGAAGAATGCTGTATTGGTGCTTTCACATCTCATACTAAATGACATGATGAAGGTAAAAGTCActcaaattatttcttttttcagtttGTGCAGTGATTTAGATTAGACACTGATGCAATCATTTCTGGATCAGGTGAAAGGGTACATCAATGAAATGGCTGTAAGattagaagatgaagatgagagaATTTCAAACCTAGCTAAGCtattttttattgaactttCCAAGAAAGGTGTTGACTTGTATTATGATTTTGTCTTGTGTAGAAAAGTATCTACTATTATTTTCGATATTTGAATGTTTAAGGGTAGAAAGTTGTTTGATATTGTTTTCTGATTCTTCCAGGAAACAATCCAATATATAACTTACTTCCGGATATACTAAGCAAATTATCTCAGCAAAATCTGAGCAAAGATTCTTTTTGCAACATCATGCAATTTTTAATTACTTCCATAAAAAAGGTATGTGTTGTCATATGCTGAAATTGCTCTATATTTATTCTGATTGCTATGCTGACTTTGTTTTCATTAACTACTCCAGGATAGACAAATGGAAGCTCTTGTTGAAAAGCTATGCCATCGGTTTAGTGGTGTTACAGGTATATCTTCTTATtcgttgaaattttttaaatactgaACACAACCAGTTCAGTAGTCTAATAGTTTCGCAAGTTTATGCCAAAAATTATCTAAATGAGTTCTTTATAGTGTATCCCTGACCCTGAgggtatattttaataaatagttattaCTTTTTTGCATCCAGAACCACTTCCTTTGGTCAGCTTGAAATTCTGATTACTCTTGTAGTTTGTCTGTTCTTTTAAACGATTACCGCTTGTTTGCTTTTACGTAGTGCGTTAATGATAAAAGCCAAGTGGAAACAAACTAAGCAGCAATTCTATCTTCTCTGCAAGGGGGATGCAATTTGACGTGATGGGATATCAAAAACCCACTAACATTGtgattatcttataaatattaatacgATTCAGACTATTCTGATAAAatgttttccaattttatttagGATGCGCTAAACATTTCCTGATTTCACGTTTGATTAGCCAATGAGTTAGAACATGAGTTTTTTAAACTGCTCGccctttcaattttattcttaattgtgaagggttttgaataaattacaaaaccaaGAGAAGTTAGTTATCTGTAGTTTATTGCCGATTGTGATCGTGACTTTATTTCTCTGCAGATGTCCGACAATGGGAATATATATCATATTGTCTCTCTCAGTTATCGTTTACGGAAAAAGGGATGAAAAAACTCATAGATTTATTTAAGTCATATGAGCATGTCTTGTCAGAGGATTCTGTTATGGATCACTTCAGGAACATACTGAACaaggtaaatatatttttgctcGTGCTGTCATGCATACTTTATGTAAGAGTGGCTAAGGCttttttgatataatttaattgagatCAGGGCAAGAAGTTTGCGAAGGTTGaacttaaagcttgcattgaaGAGTTTGAGGATAAACTCAATAAGTTTCACACGGATAGAAAGGAACAGGAAGTTACTGCTCGAAATGCCCAAATTCATCAAAGGAAGATTGACAGTATGGAGGGTTTTACTGTGAATTCTGAGGATTACTTGGAGTCTAATTCTGCTTCAggttaacttttaaattaaaaaatgtccTAGTGCTGTACTTTCTGTTGTTTTCCTTATGACGTCATATATTTATTGATGTACATTATGTGATAGTAATGAACTCTTCAAAGCCCATGAAGGCTCATTGTCAAATCTTGTCCTATTCCTACGCTGACATGATCAATCTTTACAGAATGAGGGTATGGAATGatgtattaataatatattgcAAATGTCAATCCACTGACAAGTCGGCTAAAAGGATGAACATTTAAGCATTACTACGCCAAATGATTTTACTAGATAAACAATTGTCTGCTCtggaaaaattatgttgttTAAAAATTAACGTAGCTTCTTGGTTTGCATGAACTTCTCGTGAATGTTATgagtatgatttttttaatcgTGATTTTTTGTGCCAGATGAAACGGAAGGTGAAGTAATTGATGGTCGGGCGGAAGAGGCGACGTTGCCATCAAATGGGAAATCAGAATCTAAACATGTGCCAGAAGATCATTCTGGTGCTTCGAGTGAGTTGACAGAGTCGGATCAAGGGGATATTGAAATCCAATCTTCCCAGGTTAAGACGAGAGGTTAGTTTAAAAACAGCTTTTGCTAATCAGCTTGATTCTATTGTTATTGTTACAATTAACAAGAGGTTGCTGATTATAGGGGTTTGTCGGTCCAAAACTAGTAAAAGCAGTGTTAAAGATGAAAAAGGTGATGATATCTCTGTCACCAGAAGGAATACTCGGTCAAGGAGGTATATCTTATGCTTCTCTAGCTTGTATAACTTGAATTAAGTAAGAAAACAAAgaattattttgttgatatcaatcacatcaattatatttttatcatccCTGTTTAACCAAATCctttaaaaaaggaaataaagatTTGCTGAAATGAATAGAAAAGTTCTAtggatattttttttcctaattacAATGGAATATTGGAAATATTTTTATCGTAATAACATGCTATTTACaacaatatatttttgtgataaGATAACTGCTAGCATTTCTGATCTTGCATGTTGTTCATGTCCTGTAAATG from the Vigna angularis cultivar LongXiaoDou No.4 chromosome 3, ASM1680809v1, whole genome shotgun sequence genome contains:
- the LOC108326358 gene encoding condensin-1 complex subunit CAP-D2, with translation MAPHFVFPRTLEDLEQEGLEDDNSLRVQNPVDVASFVSSKLEEFVKGVSFDLSDREILCIEEQDVFDRVYSLVRAFPILSPSSKLSLLETLRSNLAVLLPNVDSLSRASNDHVPMASHRNAFKIYSFFLLSILLALHSNTSKVVAPSARKKQAVNSWNWEAQRARILNLIANSLEINLELIFSSPDLDENYLSFITKNAFSMFEDALLLKDSDVKEALCRIIGACSTRYHYTAQSCASIVHLVHKYDFVVTHLADAVAGAEKKYGDGSLAVSLVREIGRTNPKDYLKDTAGAENVGRFLVELADRLPKLISTNIGILVPHFGGESYKIRNALVAVLGKLIAKAFKDVDVGEASSKSIRLRTKQAMLDILLERCRDVSAYTRSRVLQVWAELCEEHSISIGLWNEVAEVAAGRLEDKSAMVRKSALNLLIMMLQHNPFGPQLRVASFEATLDQYKMKLKELEPSEGAEPSSDADIFNGDGEVVESNCETVVKGQQQDSLTDSCLSQSEDAIALQNSSVPDVGNLEQTRALIASLEAGLRFSKCIGATMPTLVQLMASSSATDVENTILLLMRCKQFQIDSSEECLRKMLPLIFSQDKAIYEAVESAFHTIYIRKSPTETANNLLSLATDSNIGDLAALECIVGALVSKGDISSSTISALWDFFCFNIGGTTAEQSRSALSVLCMVAQTSPGVLGLHLQDIIDIGFGRWSKVDPLLARTACLAIQRLSEEDKKKLLASSSVRIFGILESLITGFWLPANIWFAAADKAIAAIYAIHPTPETIAVDMIKKSLSSVCNDGGVNEQSDVDTVSGSVPLTVEVAKLSRCLFIVSHIAMNQLVYIESCARKIQKQKLAKEKKDSENQNLDCNDTVSAATQKDNDINTELGFTASEDAALDALFEKAEKEIISSGSNEKNLIGVCATFLSKLCRNFGLMQKYPELQASAMLALCRLMIIDADFCDANLQLLFTVVESAHSETVRSNCTIALGDLAVRFPNLLEPWTENMYSRLKDPCISVRKNAVLVLSHLILNDMMKVKGYINEMAVRLEDEDERISNLAKLFFIELSKKGNNPIYNLLPDILSKLSQQNLSKDSFCNIMQFLITSIKKDRQMEALVEKLCHRFSGVTDVRQWEYISYCLSQLSFTEKGMKKLIDLFKSYEHVLSEDSVMDHFRNILNKGKKFAKVELKACIEEFEDKLNKFHTDRKEQEVTARNAQIHQRKIDSMEGFTVNSEDYLESNSASDETEGEVIDGRAEEATLPSNGKSESKHVPEDHSGASSELTESDQGDIEIQSSQVKTRGVCRSKTSKSSVKDEKGDDISVTRRNTRSRR